The following coding sequences lie in one Lolium perenne isolate Kyuss_39 chromosome 2, Kyuss_2.0, whole genome shotgun sequence genomic window:
- the LOC127332734 gene encoding uncharacterized protein, which translates to MASRLLIPILLVLLVVSHVALASIVEETCAKVENISLRKELEAVCVTTLQAAPGSATADTHGLAVIATNLTLVNYTAAVATIKDLQRHGGWTDGQQAALATCRERYTEALNAMHSAIHALATGQKQAYEDNMIAARRASTDCTAAAMAADKEESPLRKVNADAEHLTVVAMVIFFLLYL; encoded by the coding sequence ATGGCATCGAGGCTTCTCATCCCCATCCTCCTAGTGCTCCTTGTCGTCTCCCACGTGGCGCTCGCCTCCATCGTGGAGGAGACGTGCGCGAAGGTGGAAAACATATCGCTCCGCAAGGAACTGGAGGCCGTCTGCGTGACCACGCTCCAGGCGGCGCCGGGGAGCGCCACCGCCGACACACACGGGCTGGCCGTGATCGCCACGAACCTGACGCTGGTCAACtacacggcggcggtggcgacgatCAAGGACCTGCAACGGCACGGCGGCTGGACGGACGGCCAGCAGGCTGCGCTGGCCACGTGCCGTGAGCGGTACACCGAGGCGCTCAACGCGATGCATAGCGCCATCCACGCACTTGCCACGGGGCAGAAGCAGGCATACGAGGACAACATGATCGCAGCCAGGAGGGCCTCCACCGACTGCACCGCTGCGGCCATGGCCGCGGATAAGGAGGAGTCGCCTCTGCGCAAGGTGAACGCCGACGCCGAGCACCTCACCGTCGTGGCCATGGTGATCTTTTTCTTGTTGTACTTGTAG